The following proteins are encoded in a genomic region of Gimesia algae:
- the def gene encoding peptide deformylase, with protein sequence MPALQIINYPHPALRWKSKPVKSITPQLRDIVRSMFDLMYEARGIGLAANQVALPYRLFVINLTSDPNEPEEEFVFINPEITKRKGTAEGEEGCLSLPQVYGDVKRSEEITVEAYDLEGQLFEITLDDLAARAVQHEHDHIEGIMFPDRMVEAKRNEIDVLIADFEAEFRHKQEAGEYPSDEEIRKQLAQLEQQLG encoded by the coding sequence ATGCCTGCTTTGCAAATTATCAATTATCCGCATCCGGCACTCCGCTGGAAATCCAAACCCGTTAAAAGTATCACACCCCAGTTACGTGATATTGTGCGGAGCATGTTTGATCTCATGTACGAAGCACGTGGGATCGGCCTGGCTGCCAATCAGGTCGCGCTCCCCTACCGCCTGTTTGTGATCAATCTCACTTCGGACCCCAATGAACCAGAAGAAGAATTTGTGTTCATTAATCCGGAGATTACGAAACGCAAAGGGACCGCCGAAGGTGAAGAAGGCTGCTTGAGTCTACCTCAGGTTTATGGCGATGTGAAACGATCCGAAGAGATCACAGTTGAAGCTTACGATCTGGAAGGCCAGTTGTTTGAAATCACACTGGATGACCTCGCAGCGCGTGCCGTGCAACACGAACACGATCATATTGAAGGCATCATGTTTCCAGACCGCATGGTCGAGGCCAAACGCAATGAAATCGATGTTTTGATTGCCGACTTTGAAGCAGAATTTCGCCATAAACAAGAAGCGGGAGAGTACCCGTCTGATGAAGAAATTCGCAAACAACTGGCGCAACTCGAACAGCAACTGGGCTGA
- the fmt gene encoding methionyl-tRNA formyltransferase, whose amino-acid sequence MALKVVMMGTGTFALPAFQALIDSKHDVLGLYTQPDRTGRGHHRHKNPMKELALEHEIPVFQPAKINTPDSLEELGQLKADVLLVAAYGQILSQKLLDLPRLGAFNLHASLLPAYRGAAPILYAIRNGETKTGVSLFRIERTLDSGPVAAMVETPIAPKETTGILQDRLADLAAPLAMNVLDQIEQGTLVETPQDHSAATFAPTLDKQEGAIDWGQSAAQIACHVRAMQPWPSPFSFLLQPGQAPLRLLILDVEKLSLEIQDSLEIEPQLLSATPGTVVISDTKRVVIRTGEGLLELHQIQPQGKRAMEISQFLCGKQIRPGDVFGNPPPEGD is encoded by the coding sequence GTGGCATTAAAAGTGGTCATGATGGGAACCGGTACTTTCGCCCTCCCCGCCTTTCAGGCACTCATCGATTCGAAACATGACGTTCTGGGACTGTATACACAGCCTGATCGCACAGGTCGGGGACATCATCGACATAAAAATCCGATGAAAGAACTCGCGCTGGAACATGAGATCCCCGTTTTCCAGCCTGCGAAAATCAATACACCTGATTCACTGGAGGAACTCGGCCAGTTGAAAGCCGATGTCCTGCTCGTCGCCGCTTACGGGCAGATCCTCTCACAAAAGCTGCTGGATCTGCCTCGCCTGGGGGCATTTAATTTGCATGCCTCACTTCTGCCCGCCTATCGGGGGGCTGCCCCCATTCTCTATGCGATTCGCAATGGAGAGACGAAAACTGGTGTCTCCCTGTTTCGGATTGAACGCACTCTCGATTCCGGTCCTGTCGCAGCAATGGTCGAAACTCCCATCGCTCCGAAAGAAACGACCGGCATATTACAGGATCGACTGGCAGATCTGGCGGCCCCCCTGGCAATGAATGTGCTTGATCAAATTGAGCAGGGAACACTCGTCGAAACCCCGCAGGATCATTCCGCAGCCACATTCGCCCCCACACTCGACAAACAGGAAGGCGCCATCGACTGGGGTCAGTCCGCCGCGCAGATTGCCTGCCATGTACGGGCTATGCAACCCTGGCCCAGTCCGTTCTCGTTTCTGCTGCAACCTGGCCAGGCCCCCTTAAGATTACTGATTCTGGATGTCGAAAAACTCTCTTTAGAAATACAGGATTCGCTGGAAATCGAACCTCAATTGCTGAGTGCGACGCCAGGAACGGTTGTTATCAGTGACACAAAACGTGTTGTCATTCGCACAGGTGAGGGGCTGCTGGAACTCCATCAAATTCAGCCCCAGGGGAAACGCGCCATGGAAATCAGCCAGTTTTTGTGTGGTAAACAGATCAGACCCGGAGATGTCTTTGGTAACCCGCCCCCAGAAGGTGACTAA
- a CDS encoding DUF1570 domain-containing protein: MMSRVTFKAVALNVCVLSCLLLSPGCHSVAKNQTVHLPARHSVSAEQLIVLSDFKLGQDHELFQDLIKLREDVAATLNIPLNSEQVTVYLFTNQEEYRNYLDLTYPGLPPRRAYFVGTPKELAVYTFWGDRIQEDLRHEFTHGLLHASLKTVPLWLDEGLAEYFEVAGNTPGQVNRDHASRLSAALNNGWKPDMKRLEQLEKVSQMQRVDYQEAWAWVHFMLNSTPETKDTLLEYLAELKSNEKPEVLSARLPRNIPGVDERFVNYVASLNTFPTR; the protein is encoded by the coding sequence ATGATGTCGCGAGTCACATTCAAAGCAGTTGCTTTGAATGTCTGTGTATTGTCTTGCCTGCTGCTTTCTCCCGGTTGTCACTCGGTTGCCAAAAATCAGACCGTCCATCTGCCCGCCCGGCACAGTGTCAGTGCAGAACAGCTGATCGTGCTCAGTGATTTTAAATTAGGTCAGGACCACGAACTCTTTCAGGACCTGATTAAACTGCGCGAAGATGTTGCTGCGACTCTGAATATTCCACTCAACAGCGAGCAGGTCACCGTTTATCTGTTTACGAACCAGGAAGAATACCGCAATTACCTGGACTTAACTTACCCGGGACTACCTCCGCGACGTGCTTACTTTGTTGGTACGCCCAAAGAACTCGCCGTCTATACATTCTGGGGCGATCGCATCCAGGAAGACCTGAGACATGAATTCACGCATGGCCTGTTACATGCCAGCCTGAAGACTGTCCCCCTCTGGCTTGATGAAGGGCTAGCCGAATATTTTGAAGTCGCCGGCAACACACCGGGGCAGGTCAATCGCGATCATGCTTCACGACTCTCCGCCGCGCTGAATAATGGCTGGAAACCTGACATGAAACGGCTGGAACAGCTGGAAAAAGTGTCGCAGATGCAGCGGGTCGACTACCAGGAAGCCTGGGCCTGGGTCCATTTCATGCTGAACAGTACTCCGGAAACCAAAGATACCCTGCTGGAATATCTGGCGGAACTGAAAAGCAACGAAAAACCGGAAGTCTTAAGTGCCCGGCTCCCCCGCAACATTCCCGGCGTCGATGAACGCTTTGTGAATTATGTGGCTTCCCTGAATACGTTTCCGACCAGATAG
- a CDS encoding UbiA-like polyprenyltransferase — protein MLARLRLLLELVRFSHTIFALPFALLSAVLAWRGQQVRWQELVGILLCMLFARSAAMAFNRLVDREIDAQNPRTQGRHLPAGLISVRTVTIFTILTSLAFIASTLLFLPNRWPLYLSIPVLLFLLGYSYAKRFTIFCHYWLSTALMLSPIAAWIAIRGSLSLEPLLLGAVVFFWVGGFDIIYACQDVHFDQETRLSSIPSRWGIRKALRFAMFSHFMTIACLFSLWYVAALGIPFLIAVIAVAGLLIYEHLLVNPDDLGRVNLAFFHVNAVISIGLFFVGLIDVWLA, from the coding sequence ATGCTGGCCCGACTGCGCCTTCTGCTGGAATTAGTTCGCTTCAGCCATACTATTTTTGCTCTCCCGTTTGCCCTCTTATCAGCGGTGCTGGCCTGGCGTGGTCAGCAGGTGCGCTGGCAGGAACTGGTGGGAATTCTGCTCTGTATGTTATTCGCCCGTTCTGCAGCCATGGCCTTTAATCGTCTCGTTGACCGTGAGATTGATGCGCAGAATCCCCGTACTCAAGGCCGCCATCTCCCCGCCGGCCTGATCAGTGTTCGCACCGTCACGATTTTTACGATCCTGACCTCGCTGGCATTTATCGCCTCAACACTCCTGTTTCTGCCCAATCGCTGGCCACTTTATCTTTCGATCCCTGTCCTGCTGTTTCTGCTGGGATATTCCTATGCAAAACGGTTCACCATCTTCTGTCATTACTGGCTCTCGACCGCGCTCATGCTCTCTCCCATCGCTGCCTGGATCGCCATTCGTGGCAGCCTGTCTCTGGAACCATTGCTGCTGGGAGCAGTCGTATTTTTCTGGGTCGGCGGGTTTGATATTATCTACGCATGTCAGGATGTTCATTTCGATCAGGAAACCAGACTGTCCAGTATCCCTTCCCGTTGGGGGATCAGAAAAGCGCTGCGATTTGCCATGTTCAGTCATTTCATGACGATCGCCTGCCTGTTCAGCCTCTGGTATGTCGCTGCTTTGGGAATCCCGTTTTTAATTGCAGTCATTGCTGTAGCAGGGCTCTTGATCTATGAACATCTGCTGGTGAATCCGGATGATCTGGGACGTGTCAATCTGGCCTTTTTTCACGTGAACGCTGTCATCAGTATTGGATTGTTCTTTGTGGGATTGATTGACGTCTGGCTCGCATAA
- the mqnE gene encoding aminofutalosine synthase MqnE yields the protein MNLNQNEQEQLDLITRKVDAGERITFDEGVFLDEKVDILTLGDLANRIRERKNGNFAFYNTNIHLNPTNVCVYRCKFCAFRSDLKSPRGYTFTDDMIRERVQEARSTGATEIHVVGGLHHQKKFEWYLDVVRIIHEEYPELHIKAWTPVEINWFSFMTKKPVRWVLEQMMEAGLSSMPGGGAEIFHPEVREQICEHKADAESWFEIHREAHNLGLRSNATILYGHYEQAKHRVDHLCRLRDQQDETGGFQTFIPLAFHPENTGMSEIIKPSGLMDLRVIALSRIMLDNFDHIKAYWIMLGEKTAQTALSFGADDLDGTVVHELIYHDAGAKTPEGLTVEQLHRLIEEAGRIPVERDTLYRHIVRDGANWSVGEPIMASAAS from the coding sequence ATGAATCTGAATCAAAACGAACAGGAACAGCTGGATCTCATTACCCGCAAAGTCGACGCGGGAGAACGCATCACCTTTGATGAAGGCGTTTTTCTGGATGAGAAAGTCGACATACTGACACTGGGTGATCTGGCTAATCGGATACGCGAACGCAAAAACGGCAACTTCGCGTTTTATAATACCAACATTCATTTGAATCCCACGAATGTCTGTGTGTATCGCTGCAAGTTCTGTGCGTTCCGCTCCGACTTGAAATCCCCCCGCGGCTACACCTTCACCGATGACATGATCCGCGAACGCGTACAGGAAGCACGCAGCACCGGCGCTACCGAAATTCACGTGGTCGGCGGTCTGCACCATCAGAAAAAATTCGAGTGGTACCTCGATGTCGTCCGTATCATCCACGAAGAATATCCTGAACTGCACATCAAAGCCTGGACTCCCGTGGAAATCAACTGGTTCAGTTTCATGACCAAAAAACCGGTGCGCTGGGTACTGGAACAGATGATGGAAGCAGGTCTCTCCAGTATGCCAGGTGGAGGCGCTGAAATCTTTCATCCCGAAGTTCGCGAGCAGATATGCGAACACAAGGCTGACGCTGAAAGCTGGTTCGAAATTCATCGCGAAGCACATAATCTCGGTCTCCGCAGTAATGCGACCATTCTGTATGGACATTATGAACAGGCGAAGCACCGTGTTGACCACCTCTGTCGCCTGCGGGACCAGCAGGACGAAACGGGGGGCTTTCAGACATTCATCCCGCTGGCATTCCACCCGGAAAACACGGGGATGTCAGAGATTATAAAACCGTCCGGACTGATGGACCTCAGGGTAATAGCCTTGTCCCGGATCATGCTCGATAACTTCGATCACATTAAAGCCTACTGGATCATGCTGGGTGAGAAGACGGCACAAACCGCTTTAAGCTTCGGGGCAGACGATCTGGATGGCACCGTCGTGCATGAACTGATCTACCATGATGCCGGCGCCAAAACACCCGAAGGACTGACGGTCGAACAGTTACACCGACTCATCGAAGAAGCAGGACGTATTCCTGTGGAACGCGATACTCTCTACAGACACATCGTCCGCGATGGTGCCAACTGGAGTGTCGGCGAACCAATCATGGCTTCCGCCGCATCCTGA
- a CDS encoding VOC family protein yields the protein MSDSALTDNLQVQSFDHITLVVKDLEASRKFYVDFLGMDHVPRPAFTFDGHWFQIGNQQIHLILEHDQSGRAGNANPEQNTRTHHFAFQVDDAKQAYAKAVEQGIPIVSPPKSRPDGATQTFLNDPDGHIIELCSLS from the coding sequence ATGAGTGATTCTGCCCTTACTGATAACCTGCAGGTCCAGTCATTTGATCACATCACACTGGTGGTCAAAGACCTGGAGGCATCCCGCAAATTCTATGTCGACTTTCTCGGCATGGATCATGTTCCACGACCCGCGTTTACATTCGACGGACACTGGTTTCAGATTGGGAATCAGCAGATCCACCTGATCCTCGAACACGATCAGTCGGGCAGGGCAGGCAATGCCAATCCGGAGCAGAACACGCGAACTCACCATTTTGCTTTTCAAGTCGACGATGCAAAACAGGCATACGCGAAAGCAGTCGAGCAGGGGATTCCGATCGTCTCCCCCCCCAAATCCAGACCAGATGGAGCCACACAAACGTTTCTAAACGATCCGGATGGCCATATTATCGAACTCTGTTCGCTTTCCTGA
- a CDS encoding coiled-coil domain-containing protein, which produces MSEETRPDQKSQAASPFAGVKRPASDSADSHPLSSPPGVELRADAPHSFTEPGISEENSYFSDQKQQALEESLSHAAQASETQTQGATEAGASLTGAELLSQAGEIANYLKSQFAEISRREQTLTSQLNEIDNERRKIRMWVGQIEEQYDEREVSVREKETELIRKAVECEKLAKTVQREQEKVFEAQDSLEQERAEMRDQILREFAEQRESLERERLNLINEQKRIREQVLESLSEQSNELEHARAEWQGVKQTELNHLKREREVHEEAVRKVETELTSRKEKFELELKTRQSDWDSRRQSELEALESRKRDFVISSEQIEHQLKIQREDLQREYGAREEEFDQKRTLIENRIKFQENHLLRLRKQIEKEQHEFQRQQQIQQQQHEQNERIHILRMKQLDRFRDLLQQREQSLAKERALHAELRRSVERYEQNQKQRMSGEYDVWQKERDAQKAELRRQHDMLALHAENLERRRERLDTLRAEVEETHRGTLEMRLALEEGWAQLTQVEGDEAARERLEKAREALAAHYRQLRESMSVERQELDHSQELFHRHRDEFRQERQDLSEWVAERDEQLRQRSEQLRFEAEQLAVRDAAWGQKREFWLQEKVSAEEIIRNLLEQLTELTVGQGAAIQLAAKKGRQSPGLNAAVKPADIASKETKSAKIEDILDPRD; this is translated from the coding sequence ATGAGCGAAGAAACCAGGCCCGATCAGAAATCTCAGGCAGCTTCCCCGTTTGCAGGCGTAAAACGTCCTGCCAGTGACTCAGCCGACTCACATCCGCTAAGTAGTCCTCCCGGAGTGGAACTCCGCGCTGATGCGCCCCATTCTTTCACTGAACCAGGGATTTCGGAAGAGAACTCTTACTTTAGTGATCAGAAACAGCAAGCGTTGGAAGAGAGTCTGTCGCATGCAGCACAAGCATCAGAGACTCAGACCCAGGGAGCAACTGAAGCAGGCGCTTCTTTAACCGGTGCCGAGCTGTTATCCCAGGCGGGAGAAATCGCCAATTACCTGAAGTCCCAGTTTGCTGAGATCAGTCGCCGCGAACAGACACTCACCAGTCAGCTGAATGAAATCGACAACGAGCGTCGCAAAATCCGCATGTGGGTGGGGCAGATTGAGGAACAGTACGACGAACGGGAAGTCAGCGTTCGTGAAAAAGAAACGGAACTGATTCGCAAAGCAGTGGAATGCGAAAAACTGGCAAAAACCGTACAGCGCGAGCAGGAAAAAGTATTCGAAGCCCAGGACTCACTGGAGCAGGAACGCGCAGAAATGCGGGACCAGATCCTGCGGGAATTTGCGGAACAGCGGGAATCGCTGGAGCGAGAGCGGCTGAATCTGATTAACGAACAGAAACGGATTCGGGAGCAGGTACTCGAATCACTGTCTGAGCAGAGCAATGAACTGGAACATGCCCGTGCTGAGTGGCAGGGTGTCAAACAGACAGAGCTGAACCACCTGAAACGGGAACGTGAAGTTCATGAAGAAGCAGTGCGGAAAGTAGAAACCGAACTGACTTCAAGAAAAGAAAAGTTTGAACTGGAACTAAAAACGCGACAGTCAGACTGGGATTCCAGGCGACAGTCTGAACTGGAAGCATTAGAGTCTCGCAAGCGGGACTTTGTCATCAGTTCCGAGCAGATTGAACATCAGCTTAAAATTCAACGGGAAGATTTGCAGCGTGAGTATGGCGCTCGTGAGGAAGAGTTTGATCAGAAGCGGACATTGATCGAGAACCGGATTAAATTTCAGGAAAACCACCTGCTGCGTCTGCGAAAGCAGATTGAAAAAGAACAACATGAGTTTCAGCGCCAGCAGCAGATTCAACAGCAGCAGCATGAGCAGAACGAGCGGATTCATATCCTGCGAATGAAGCAACTGGATCGCTTTCGTGATCTGTTGCAGCAGCGCGAGCAATCTCTGGCCAAGGAACGTGCACTGCATGCGGAGCTGCGTCGTTCTGTCGAACGTTACGAACAGAATCAGAAGCAGAGAATGTCAGGTGAATACGATGTCTGGCAGAAAGAGCGGGATGCCCAGAAAGCAGAACTGCGCCGGCAGCATGACATGCTGGCTCTACATGCAGAAAACCTGGAACGCAGGCGCGAACGACTGGATACGCTGCGGGCAGAAGTGGAAGAGACACACCGCGGCACGCTGGAAATGCGACTGGCCTTGGAAGAAGGCTGGGCACAATTGACACAGGTGGAAGGTGATGAAGCGGCCCGCGAGCGGCTGGAAAAAGCCAGGGAGGCACTCGCTGCCCACTATCGACAGTTGCGTGAGTCGATGTCTGTCGAACGTCAGGAACTGGATCATTCCCAGGAACTCTTTCATCGCCATCGGGATGAATTCCGCCAGGAACGCCAGGACCTTTCAGAATGGGTGGCGGAACGTGACGAGCAACTGCGTCAACGCAGCGAACAATTGCGGTTTGAAGCAGAGCAACTCGCAGTTCGCGATGCAGCCTGGGGACAGAAACGGGAATTCTGGCTACAGGAGAAAGTGTCTGCTGAAGAAATCATCCGTAATTTACTGGAGCAGCTGACCGAATTGACGGTAGGTCAGGGGGCGGCGATTCAACTGGCAGCCAAAAAGGGCCGACAGTCCCCGGGACTGAATGCAGCGGTAAAGCCCGCAGATATTGCATCAAAAGAAACAAAATCTGCGAAGATTGAAGACATTCTGGATCCGCGAGATTAA
- the trxA gene encoding thioredoxin, with the protein MAENVLEFTDANFQSEVLEASEPVLVDFWAPWCGPCKMMMPTIEEIASDYSGRVRVGKLNTDENPGIASASSINAIPTVMLYKNGEVVEKFVGVTPKERFAASLDSQL; encoded by the coding sequence ATGGCTGAAAATGTTTTGGAATTTACTGATGCGAACTTCCAGTCTGAAGTGCTGGAAGCATCTGAACCTGTCCTGGTCGATTTCTGGGCTCCCTGGTGCGGTCCCTGCAAAATGATGATGCCCACCATCGAGGAAATCGCCAGTGATTATTCAGGCCGCGTCCGCGTTGGTAAATTGAATACAGACGAGAATCCAGGTATTGCTTCAGCCAGTAGTATCAATGCGATTCCCACAGTAATGCTTTACAAGAATGGTGAAGTTGTCGAAAAGTTTGTAGGCGTCACTCCTAAAGAACGCTTTGCCGCTTCCCTGGACAGCCAGTTATAA
- the purN gene encoding phosphoribosylglycinamide formyltransferase yields the protein MNVDHTPRSPSNRPLKLAVLISGGGTTLTNFLEKRAAGELDIEVPLVIASRPDCGGVAKAKAAGLRCEVVRRRDFNDISEFSTTIFGLCREVGADLVTLAGYLSLIHIPEDYQHRVMNIHPALIPAFCGHGFYGHKVHEAVVARGVKISGCTVHFADNEYDHGPIIGQKTVPVSGTDTPDQVAANVFQAECELYPEMIRLFAAGKIKVVERRTIIQD from the coding sequence ATGAATGTGGATCACACTCCCCGCTCTCCCTCGAATCGCCCCTTAAAACTGGCCGTCCTCATCTCGGGAGGCGGTACGACTCTCACCAATTTCCTGGAAAAGCGTGCCGCCGGTGAACTCGACATTGAAGTCCCACTGGTCATCGCCAGCCGACCGGACTGCGGAGGGGTCGCTAAAGCAAAGGCAGCCGGTCTGCGTTGTGAAGTCGTTCGCCGCCGTGACTTTAATGACATCAGCGAATTCAGTACGACCATCTTTGGTCTCTGTCGAGAAGTCGGTGCCGATCTGGTCACGCTGGCCGGTTATCTTTCCCTGATTCATATTCCGGAAGACTATCAACACCGCGTTATGAATATCCACCCGGCTCTCATCCCCGCTTTCTGCGGGCACGGTTTTTACGGTCACAAAGTACATGAAGCGGTCGTGGCGCGGGGCGTGAAGATCAGTGGTTGTACAGTTCACTTCGCCGATAATGAGTATGATCACGGCCCGATTATCGGCCAAAAGACGGTCCCCGTCTCAGGAACCGACACACCAGACCAGGTCGCCGCCAATGTATTCCAGGCGGAATGCGAACTCTATCCCGAGATGATTCGTCTGTTCGCTGCCGGCAAAATCAAAGTCGTCGAGAGGCGGACCATCATTCAGGATTGA
- a CDS encoding multicopper oxidase domain-containing protein: protein MGSPNDRRDFLKHGAAATAGLFATSATMAKAAESADTGNSRAEGEAFPRMHPGLGGPIGSPTDRGKLVPGLREAGQAPVNVIAPDLKTTWGKIVNGAREFHLHAMPVRREVLPGIWMDAYGFNGQFPGPVLEMYQGERIRIVFRNDLPEPTTLHSHGLELPISFDGIPAVTQDLVKPGHTFVYEYDVHQEGSYFLHPHVAMQEAIGMVVPFIIHPKVAYEPTVDRDFVLMTQQFAMLPNAHIPNTMSMDWNFLTINGRCGPYTTPLVCKLGERIRIRFLNFSTLHQHPMHLHGHTFWVTGTEGGRIPESAWIPGNTVIVGVAQSRDVELIANNPGDWVLHCHMFHHMMNHMVSQVGPIIRQKKDDPGFKVPGYPQMMKGMSDMKVLPEGEELPFDDYSMPMTTEDMRKINGRREVQGMREGWFKGVKGLFTVMRVLPPHLYDKVMNTDEPIPPNSSTPLNPPPGSQKL from the coding sequence ATGGGTTCACCCAACGATCGTCGGGATTTTCTGAAGCATGGTGCAGCAGCGACAGCCGGTTTGTTTGCTACGAGTGCAACTATGGCCAAAGCAGCAGAATCTGCGGATACCGGTAACAGTCGAGCAGAAGGCGAAGCCTTTCCGCGCATGCATCCGGGGCTGGGAGGACCGATTGGCAGCCCTACGGACCGGGGAAAGCTGGTGCCTGGATTGAGGGAAGCGGGACAGGCACCCGTGAATGTGATCGCACCGGATCTGAAAACGACCTGGGGTAAAATCGTGAACGGAGCGCGCGAATTCCATCTGCACGCGATGCCGGTCCGACGGGAAGTGCTGCCGGGAATCTGGATGGACGCTTATGGGTTTAACGGCCAGTTTCCCGGGCCGGTTCTGGAAATGTATCAGGGGGAGCGAATCCGAATCGTGTTTCGTAACGATCTGCCCGAGCCGACCACCCTGCATTCACACGGTCTGGAACTTCCGATCAGTTTTGACGGGATACCGGCCGTGACTCAGGATCTGGTCAAGCCGGGCCATACGTTTGTGTATGAATATGATGTGCATCAGGAAGGCAGCTATTTTCTGCATCCGCATGTGGCAATGCAGGAAGCGATCGGCATGGTAGTGCCCTTTATTATTCATCCCAAAGTCGCCTATGAGCCGACCGTCGACCGTGATTTCGTATTGATGACTCAGCAGTTTGCCATGCTGCCCAATGCTCATATTCCCAATACGATGTCGATGGACTGGAATTTTCTCACGATCAATGGTCGTTGTGGTCCCTATACCACTCCCCTGGTCTGTAAACTGGGTGAGCGGATTCGGATTCGCTTTCTGAACTTCAGTACGCTGCATCAGCATCCGATGCATTTGCACGGGCATACTTTCTGGGTGACGGGAACGGAGGGGGGGCGAATTCCAGAGTCGGCCTGGATTCCAGGAAATACAGTAATCGTGGGTGTGGCGCAGTCGCGGGATGTGGAACTGATCGCGAACAATCCCGGTGACTGGGTACTGCATTGTCACATGTTTCATCACATGATGAATCATATGGTTTCACAGGTCGGGCCGATCATTCGTCAGAAAAAAGATGACCCTGGATTTAAGGTTCCCGGTTATCCGCAGATGATGAAAGGCATGTCGGATATGAAAGTGCTTCCAGAGGGTGAGGAACTCCCTTTTGATGATTATTCGATGCCGATGACCACAGAAGACATGCGGAAGATCAATGGACGTCGTGAAGTTCAGGGAATGCGGGAAGGCTGGTTCAAAGGAGTGAAAGGGCTGTTTACGGTGATGCGTGTGCTGCCTCCCCATCTGTACGATAAGGTCATGAATACGGACGAACCGATTCCGCCCAACTCCAGCACGCCACTCAATCCGCCGCCTGGCAGTCAGAAGCTTTAG